One Mycolicibacterium sp. TUM20985 genomic window, GGCCGCCCCATAGCCCGGCTGAGACTCCTGCACCACCGTGGCTCCGCACCGACGCGCGACCTCCGCGGTTCCGTCGGTGCTGTTGTTGTCCACGACCAGCGCCCGGTAGCCCTCCGGCATCCGCGCGAGCACCCCCGGCAGCGATTCCGCTTCGTTCAGACAGGGCATCACCACCGTCACTCGAGAAGATTCCACCAAGCGAGGTTAGCCACCCACCTCGGCATCCCGCGCGGTGAACGCTGACGATTTGGTGACGACGGCGCAGGTAAGGGCGTTGCACGAGTAGGCTGGAACGTTGTGACCCGAGTCCTGATCGCCGACGACGACAACGTCGTCCGTGACGTCGTGCGCCGATACCTCGAGCGCGACGGACTGGACGTCTCCGTCGCACGCGACGGAAACCAGGCGTTGCGGGCGCTGAAATCCGAGCAGATCGACGTTGCGGTGCTCGACGTGATGATGCCGGGGCCCGACGGTCTAGCCCTGTGCCGCGTCCTTCGCGAACGCGGCGGATACGCGGTGCCGGTCATCCTGCTGACCGCGCTCGGCGAGGAAGACGACCGCATCGCCGGGCTCGAGGCCGGTGCCGACGACTACCTGGTCAAGCCGTTCAGTCCCCGCGAGCTTGCGCTGCGCGTGCGTTCGGTGCTGCGGCGCGCACCCACCGCGGCGGGCCCCCAGTCGGCCATCGTCACCCTCGGTGACATGACGGTGTCGGCGGCCGCCCGTTCGGTGACCATCAAGGGCCAGCCGATCAGCCTGACCAACCGCGAGTTCGACCTACTGCTGTTCTTCCTCACCCACAAGGGTGTCGTCTTCACCCGCGAGGAGCTGCTGAAATTGGTGTGGCAGTGGGACTTCGGCGACCTGTCCACCGTCACCGTGCACGTCAAGCGCCTTCGATCCAAGCTCGGTGAAGAGCACCGGGTGCAAACGGTCTGGGGCCGCGGTTACATGTGGAGCGAGGAACGGTATGCCAACGACTGACATCTGGGAGATCGTCGGCCTCGCGCTGGCGTGCTCGGTGCCGGTCGTGGTGGCGGGCGCAATCCTGATCCGGTTGGCGCGGTCGTGGTCACTGACGCTCAGCATGGTGGTGCTGGTGCTGATCCCGACGGTCGCCACGTTCACCGGGGTCTTCGGCGCCAGCGGCTTCATGCTGTCGCCCAACTTCGAGGGCATCGTCGTCGTCCTCGTCATCGTGTCCGTCGTGACGATCCCCGCCGCCATCATGCTGGCCGGTTACCAGGCCAGGCGCACGGTCTGGGAGCAGCAGATCCACGAGGCCGACGAGGTCGCCGAGCAGTCCCGTCGCCAGCTCGTCGCCTTCGTCAGCCACGATCTCCGGACGCCGCTGGCCGGGATCCGCGCCGTCTCCGAGGCGATCGCCGACGGCGTGGTCGAACCCGACGAGGTGCGCTCGCACGCCAAGCACATCGAACACGAGACGATCCGGCTGTCGGAAATGGTGGACGACCTCTTCGAGATGTCGAAGATCAACGCGGGCGCCGTCCAGCCCGCCTACGACAAGGTGTCCCTCGACGAGGTCGTCGACGACGTGGTATCCGCCCACCGAATCGCCGCCGAACGCGCGGGGGTCGCACTCCACGCCAGGGTGCCGGCCAAGCCGGTCGGGGTGATCGGCAGCGACCGCGCGCTGGTGCGGGTGCTGTCCAACCTGGTCGCCAACGCCATCGCCCACACCCCGGAGGGCGGCACCGTCGAGCTGGCCATCGGATCCGACGGGCACGGCGCCTGGGCCAGGGTGGACGACACCGGCGTGGGCATCAACGAGGCCGACCTGGCCCGCGTCTTCGACATCGCCTACCGCGGATCCAACGGCAGGGTGCCGCGCGAGGACTCGTCGCTGCCGAGTGGTTCCGGACTGGGTCTGGCCATCGCCGCGGGGCTGGTACACGCCCACCACGGCACGGTATCGGCCTACAACCTAGAGAACGGCGCCCGCTTCGAGGTGCGGCTGCCACTGGCCGGCGAGGAGTAACCCCGCCCCTGCGATCCGCGCACGCTTACCCGCGGTGAGCGCGGTCGCGGGTGCACGAACCGCGTCACTCGGGCAGTGAGTTGCCCAGCCGCTGCGCTGCCGCAAGGTAGTCCTCGATGAACTCCAGCACCACGTCGCGCGCGGGTTTCACTTTGTTCATCAATCCGACGCCCTGCCCGACGAAGTACGTCGCCAACTGCCTTGCGCCGGGATGCCCCTGATCGGCGAGCGCGTCGATGCGCCGCAGCACCGGCTCGCTCAGCATCGACTGCAACGGCAGCGGCAGCGTCGGGTGCCCGTCGGCGTTCGGCGCCCAGGCGTCGGTCCAGTCCGAGACCAGTTGGCGCGACGGCTTTCCCGTGCGACCCGCCGAACGCACGGTGTCGCGGGACGTCGCGGCGAGCATCTTCTGCACCGTGTGTGGCGCGGTCTCGGCCTCCTCGGTGGTCAACCACACCGAACCGGTCCATGCCCCGTCGGCACCCATCGCGACGGCTGCGGCCATCTGACGGCCCGTGACGATCCCACCCGCAGCGAGAACGGGGATGTCGATGCCGATCGCCGCCAACGCGTCCAGGACCTCGGGGATGAGCACAAGCGTGCTCACCTCGCCGCAGTGCCCGCCGGCCTCGGTGCCCTGCGCGACGATCAGGTCGACACCCGCGGCCACCTGCTTGACGGCGTGTTCCTTGGCGCCGACTAACGCGGCGACCGGCACCCCGCGCTCGCGGCCCGCCTCGATCATGTAGTCCGGCGGCACGCCGAGGGCGTTGGCGATCAGCTTGATCGGGTGACTCATCGCCACGTCCATCAACTCCCGGCCGGTGTCGCCGGTCAACGCCGATCCGCCGAGACGCGGCTCCGACTCGCTCTCGATACCGTGCTCGGCCAACAGCCGGGTGACGAAGTCCCGGTACTCGGCGGGGATCCGGTCCACCAACTGCGTGCGGGACAGGTTCTCGCCCTTCCCCTCGAACTTCGCGGGGACGATAATGTCGGCGCCGTACGGCTTGCCGTGCACGTGCTCGTCGATCCAGGTCAGCTCTTGGTCGAGTTGCTCGGGCGTGTAGGCAGTGGCACCGAGCACGCCGAAACCGCCGGCGTTGGTGACCGCGGCCACGACGTCGCGGCAGTGGCTGAACGCGAAGAGCGGAAAGTCGATGCCGAACCGTTCGCAGAGCGCTGAGGTAGTCACCTGAACATTCTCCCGTCGCTTCGCTCGCCCCGGCTCAGAGTATTACTAACCGCAGTTACTAGCCGCGCAGCGGCGCGAACGCGAACTCCCGCAGCCCGTCCGACGGATCGACCGCCGCCCGGAAGCCGAGCACGTCGGCCGCGGCGGCGGGATCGGCCACGATGTGGCGGACGTCGCCGCTGCGGTACTGGCCGGTGACGACGGGCGGCTGCCCATCGCGGGCGGCGCAGATCTTCGTCGCCACGTCCAGGATGGGGATCGGCCGTCCCGAGCAGACGTTTAGGGCGGTGAAGCCCGCCAGCCCTTCCGCGTCCGCGGCCACCGCCGCGGCGTTGACGGCCGCCACGTCGTCGACGTGGACGAAGTCACGCATCTGGCCACCATCCTCGAATACCCTTGGCGGCTCGCCTCTTTCGATGGCCGACCGAAAGATCGCCGCCACCCCCGAGTACGGCGTGTCGCGCGGCATCATCGGTCCGTAGACGTTGTGGTAGCGAAGCGCGACCACCGACCCGCCCGTCGCCTCCGCCCACGCGAGCGAATAGTGTTCCTGCGCAGTCTTACTGGCGGCGTAGAGGCTGCGCGGCCGCAGCGGGGCGTCCTCCCCCACCAGGCGCCAGCGCAGCTCTTCGCCGCCGAGCGGGCAGCGGTGCTCGAAGACACCGGCGTCCAGGTCGGCGATGGTGCGCGGCAGCGGATCGACCGGACCGTGCACCGGGCAGTCGTAGCCGCCCTGGCCGTAGACCACCATCGACGACGCCAGCACCAGCCTGGTGCAGCCCGCGGCGAACATCTCGGCGAGCAGCACCGTCGTCCCATAGTCGTTGTGGCTGCCGTAGTTCGGGGCGTCCGACGCGTCGACGCCCGCGCCGACCACCGCCGCCTGATGGCAGACCACGTCGACACCCGGCAGCAGCGACGCGATCCCCGACGCATCCCGGACGTCGACTTCCAGCACGCCGTCCGGCGGCGTGGTGGCGTCGCCGTGCGCGGCGGACAGCATCGCGTCGAGGGCGACCACCTCGTGGCCGGCATCGGTGAGCGCCGCGCACACCTTGCTGCCGATGAAACCCGCTGCGCCCGTGACGAGAACCTTCACGGCAGCTCGATGGGCAGCGTGACACCCTCGTGCGGGCGGCAGTGCGCGCAGGTGCGTTCGGCGGGCACCTGATCGATCGCCTCGTGCACCAGCTTCTTGAACGGCACCAGGTTCTTCTCGAACTCGGCGAAGACGTCCACCGCCGTCACGCCGGCCCCGGACTCGATACCCGCGTCCAGATCGGTCACCAAGGCGATTGCGGCGTAACACATCTCGAGTTCACGGGCGAGCACCGCCTCGGGGTAACCGGTCATGTTGACCAGCGTGAAGCCTTGGCTCGCGAACCAGCGGCTCTCCGCGCGCGTCGAGAACCGCGGCCCCTGGATCACCACCATGGTGCCGCCGTCGACCACGCCGGGAAGATCGGCCGCGTTGGCCCGCAGGCTCGGGCAGTACGGATCGGCGAACCCAACGTGGATACCGCCGGCGTCGAAGTAGGTGTCGGCCCTGGCGCTGGTCCGGTCGACCAGCTGATCGGGTACCACCATCGAGCCGGGACCGAGGTCGGGCGTCAGGCTCCCCACCGCGCACGGTGCGAAGATCCGGCGCACGCCCAGCGCGCGCAGTGCCCACATGTTCGCGCGGTACGGCACCGAATGTGGCGAGAACTCGTGGTTGGCCCCGTGCCGAGGCAGGAACGCCACCTCGTGGCGACCGACCGTGCCGACGGTGATGGCGCCGCTTGGCGGGCCGTACGGGGTGTCGACGCTGATGCTGCGGGCATCCGCGCCGAAGAACGTGTAGAAACCGCTACCGCCGATCACTGCGAGCATCTGCCCATTGTGGTTCATGCTCGGAGCAGCTCGGACGGCGAGGTTGGATCATGACGATGGTGTGACGACCGAGTGGCGATCCGCCCGCCGGCAAACAACGGCTGACAACCTTCTATCGGCCTCCACCACCGAACCGGCAAGGTATGCACTGACTACGTCACCGACGGCCGACCGCCGAACCGCAGGCACCTGGCTGATTGCTCTGCTGGGACTGATCGGCGTACTGGCCGGGTGCGCGCTGCCCTTCGCCCCGGTCTGGGTCGACACCACGACCGTGACCTGGCCTGCGCCCGGTCAGGCGGTCGCCCCGAGCTCGGCGGTGGTGGTGCCGTACCGGCCGACCGAGCTGAAGGCCACCATCGGCTGCCCGGCACTGCGTGCGGCGAGGGCCGCAGGGCCGTCGGTCACCGCCCTTGCGACCGGCAGCGGGCCGGGCGCGCTCGTCGTGACCGCCGACACCGCACGCATCGGCCAGACTCCGGTCGATGTCCGTCCCACCGGGGTCACCGACTGTCGCGTCGTCGTCACCGCAGGCCCCGGCGGCGTCTCGGTCGTCGCCCCCGACGGGCGCCGCACCGACCTCGCCGACCAACCGGTGCCCGAGGTCTTCGGCTTTCGCACCGACCTGGCTCCGGCCGACGCCGCCGGCATGTCCGTCACCATCCGCATCACCGACCCGTTCGCCACCACACCGAGCGCACTGAAGTACGGGCTCATCGCGGCGCAGCTGGTCGCCGCGGGCCTCCTCCTGGCGGTGTGGTGCCGGCGGCCCGGCCCCCGACGCCGCCGGCGGGTGCGGTGGCGGCGCGTGTGGTGGGTCGACGTCGCGGTGCTCGCGACGCTGGCCGGGTGGGCGGTGATCGGGCCACTGGCCGTCGACGACGGCTGGGCGTCGACGATCGCCCGCAACGTCGTCGCGACCGGCAACCCCGGCAACTACTACCGGTGGTGGAACGCCGCGGAGGTGCCGTTCGCGTTCAGCCAGGAACTGCTCGCCCCACTGACGACCGTCAGCATCGCGCCGCTGTGGTTGCGCCTGCCGAGCACGCTGCTGGCAGTGGTGACGTGGTTCGTCCTCAGTCGCGGCGTACTGGGCGCGGCGCTGCCGGTCAGGTCGCGCACGGGCCGGATCCGCCTGCTCGCGGCCGCCTGCCTACTGGCCGCGTGGCTGCCGTTCAATCTCGGCACCCGGCCGGAGGCCTATGTGGCCCTCGGGGTGACGGCCGCGCTGGCCGTCGCGATGCGTGCACGCAGCATGCGCGAGCTGAGCCTCCTCGCCCTCATCGTGGGCCTCGTGGTGCCGATCAGCCCCTCCGGCGTGCTGGTCGCGGCGCCGATCGTGGGTTATGCGCCCCGCCTGCTCCTGGCACTGCGGGCGACGGCGCCCACCCGATGGCGCCTCGGCGCCCAGCTGCTGGCGCTGGCCGGTGTCGCCGCGGTCGGGCTGGTGGTGATCTTCGCCGATCAGACGTGGGACGCCCTGATCACCGCCAGCGACTGGCACACGTTCTACGGGCCCGCGCTGCCGTGGTACGACGAACCGGACCGGTACCGCTACCTCCTGGGATCCGATCAGCAGGGCAGCGCGCCGAAGCGACTGCCGGTCCTGTTGGCGCTGAGCATGATTCCGATCGTCGCCCTGCTGGCGGTCCCGCGCCGGTATCGCGACTTCGGGGGCCGCACGGCGCTCAGGCTCGCGGCAGTCGTGGTGCTCGCCCTGCTGCTCTTCGCCGTCTCGCCCTCGAAGTGGTCCTATCACCTGGGTGCGGTGGCAGGGCTGTTCGCGGCGTTGCTGGTGGTGGGCGTCGCGCTGGTGGCGCGTCGCGCCCGCACC contains:
- a CDS encoding S-methyl-5'-thioadenosine phosphorylase gives rise to the protein MLAVIGGSGFYTFFGADARSISVDTPYGPPSGAITVGTVGRHEVAFLPRHGANHEFSPHSVPYRANMWALRALGVRRIFAPCAVGSLTPDLGPGSMVVPDQLVDRTSARADTYFDAGGIHVGFADPYCPSLRANAADLPGVVDGGTMVVIQGPRFSTRAESRWFASQGFTLVNMTGYPEAVLARELEMCYAAIALVTDLDAGIESGAGVTAVDVFAEFEKNLVPFKKLVHEAIDQVPAERTCAHCRPHEGVTLPIELP
- a CDS encoding nitronate monooxygenase, with the protein product MTTSALCERFGIDFPLFAFSHCRDVVAAVTNAGGFGVLGATAYTPEQLDQELTWIDEHVHGKPYGADIIVPAKFEGKGENLSRTQLVDRIPAEYRDFVTRLLAEHGIESESEPRLGGSALTGDTGRELMDVAMSHPIKLIANALGVPPDYMIEAGRERGVPVAALVGAKEHAVKQVAAGVDLIVAQGTEAGGHCGEVSTLVLIPEVLDALAAIGIDIPVLAAGGIVTGRQMAAAVAMGADGAWTGSVWLTTEEAETAPHTVQKMLAATSRDTVRSAGRTGKPSRQLVSDWTDAWAPNADGHPTLPLPLQSMLSEPVLRRIDALADQGHPGARQLATYFVGQGVGLMNKVKPARDVVLEFIEDYLAAAQRLGNSLPE
- a CDS encoding NAD-dependent epimerase/dehydratase family protein yields the protein MKVLVTGAAGFIGSKVCAALTDAGHEVVALDAMLSAAHGDATTPPDGVLEVDVRDASGIASLLPGVDVVCHQAAVVGAGVDASDAPNYGSHNDYGTTVLLAEMFAAGCTRLVLASSMVVYGQGGYDCPVHGPVDPLPRTIADLDAGVFEHRCPLGGEELRWRLVGEDAPLRPRSLYAASKTAQEHYSLAWAEATGGSVVALRYHNVYGPMMPRDTPYSGVAAIFRSAIERGEPPRVFEDGGQMRDFVHVDDVAAVNAAAVAADAEGLAGFTALNVCSGRPIPILDVATKICAARDGQPPVVTGQYRSGDVRHIVADPAAAADVLGFRAAVDPSDGLREFAFAPLRG
- a CDS encoding response regulator transcription factor — its product is MTRVLIADDDNVVRDVVRRYLERDGLDVSVARDGNQALRALKSEQIDVAVLDVMMPGPDGLALCRVLRERGGYAVPVILLTALGEEDDRIAGLEAGADDYLVKPFSPRELALRVRSVLRRAPTAAGPQSAIVTLGDMTVSAAARSVTIKGQPISLTNREFDLLLFFLTHKGVVFTREELLKLVWQWDFGDLSTVTVHVKRLRSKLGEEHRVQTVWGRGYMWSEERYAND
- a CDS encoding arabinosyltransferase domain-containing protein translates to MTTEWRSARRQTTADNLLSASTTEPARYALTTSPTADRRTAGTWLIALLGLIGVLAGCALPFAPVWVDTTTVTWPAPGQAVAPSSAVVVPYRPTELKATIGCPALRAARAAGPSVTALATGSGPGALVVTADTARIGQTPVDVRPTGVTDCRVVVTAGPGGVSVVAPDGRRTDLADQPVPEVFGFRTDLAPADAAGMSVTIRITDPFATTPSALKYGLIAAQLVAAGLLLAVWCRRPGPRRRRRVRWRRVWWVDVAVLATLAGWAVIGPLAVDDGWASTIARNVVATGNPGNYYRWWNAAEVPFAFSQELLAPLTTVSIAPLWLRLPSTLLAVVTWFVLSRGVLGAALPVRSRTGRIRLLAAACLLAAWLPFNLGTRPEAYVALGVTAALAVAMRARSMRELSLLALIVGLVVPISPSGVLVAAPIVGYAPRLLLALRATAPTRWRLGAQLLALAGVAAVGLVVIFADQTWDALITASDWHTFYGPALPWYDEPDRYRYLLGSDQQGSAPKRLPVLLALSMIPIVALLAVPRRYRDFGGRTALRLAAVVVLALLLFAVSPSKWSYHLGAVAGLFAALLVVGVALVARRARTPDRYLAVVGVAGSALLVAAVCVAFDGPNAWWLPFVYDVPWATEPPRPLGIPLNSPLPWLVAVVALSILVHRGRHLGRGSAGSPAVVVPLALGVVLALLLGSFVAAPLRRPEGSLAMINLHRIEGSRTCGLADDVQVLPDGPVLPVSADGGEQSTGFDRQAGFLPAAPPPDPPGMGTSAYLWGSRAPDERATGTLTSAWFVLPPQPANGGVAVSVSGRTDGANRLGFEFGRSDEAGVIPLGDLVPVDRPAVDEDPAHPLWRSIGVDSADFPTGADRVRIRAVDNRVDPLGWLAVTGPRSRTAIGLTDFLADQGPVLVSWPSAFLFPCIRDTVTVSAGVATTPRTVIESPRPWLADDRRREIGGAWAALTDSGVLHEVPSRLVGHPDVDWGSVQVSDAAALDAYQRTVSRTLVPGLGGAPHPPPER
- a CDS encoding sensor histidine kinase; the protein is MPTTDIWEIVGLALACSVPVVVAGAILIRLARSWSLTLSMVVLVLIPTVATFTGVFGASGFMLSPNFEGIVVVLVIVSVVTIPAAIMLAGYQARRTVWEQQIHEADEVAEQSRRQLVAFVSHDLRTPLAGIRAVSEAIADGVVEPDEVRSHAKHIEHETIRLSEMVDDLFEMSKINAGAVQPAYDKVSLDEVVDDVVSAHRIAAERAGVALHARVPAKPVGVIGSDRALVRVLSNLVANAIAHTPEGGTVELAIGSDGHGAWARVDDTGVGINEADLARVFDIAYRGSNGRVPREDSSLPSGSGLGLAIAAGLVHAHHGTVSAYNLENGARFEVRLPLAGEE